The genomic stretch AACTCACCATCTTGTCACGGAACGCACCAACTCCATGCCCCAACATATACTACACCAAACATAGGAAGCCGAAACACCTGCCTCAACATCCAAAACGTTACGACCATGATATTATTTGGCAACTAGTACACGACTCATAAGAGAATAAGGGAAATGTATTAGTCTCCATGATTGCTTAGCCATCATTGCCTGATTAAAAGGACTCAAATATCGAAAGCCCATACTGTTAGGATTAttaccctaaaagcatgtaaatacattttattgatttaaataaaagtaaaattttattatatttgaattttataattattgtttgaattaattatataataatatcgagaaaattccttattcatttcATAAGAATATggtcttgtattagtacgagagaattaagatcatatataatgaataaaatagtcagtaacatattaaagtatggaatcattaatgaatggttactagtacggtttactaagcctacaggatgcaagtgatctagattcggataactgatgtggatagacatcttagtaaatgtgttgtatataatagagattatatatgacaggatcgatgagaattaattatctttataaacttgtcgtttgacataaagatttaattcttatcatgatagatgatcatttgtagatcaatctaaatcctgagtattcaagaactcttgtttgtgttaattggatcttttgattcactcgtaaggtttcttagaataatgaggataatgacttttattttggagattcaatatcatgaatggctaggaatatgatttacaataatgaaatccatactttcctaacggatcgaatattggttcccttaagggttaattctggaactgaatagttattgagctcaaatctataatttaattatagattaattattctctagtgaattaatggcacttaaggatcaagaagtaattagaagggtaaaatggtaatcttgactAACTCtaattaacaaaataataaatggaggaaaaaaactacatttattgattatatcaatagactacaagcgaaaactctgtaaatataattctataaatacttagagtgcaattccatatttatcgtggagtaatcatggaattaataaataagattatttgattaaagagtttaattaataatctggtttattggagctctGTATTATAGGTatatggtccccagatcacctctgtcctacactgttaagggtaaggatgtcaaaagaaagatttgtagagagaaagacttaattgcaaaggaattaatttttcagggcaaggaaatagttatgggcaattgattaattatttacctatatagtttttattttaaaaaggctataggttaaaataaatattaatcatgttttgattaatataaaaagagagattaataattatctattttataataaaatatttatttatttaaaactgatattttaagataaagttaattttgaattaactgatatttattttgggataaatatattgtcttaaatattaattaaataacaaataagaaaattatgGATAATTctaatggtgtggtcgacacactcactgtacagtgagtgtggtgccacacacagggatttcctatccttgggaattgaattttgaatttcaaataatttgtttatttacttatatacatatttaattattattttctaaatatgatttaaattagcTAATTAAATAGATCATGactgattagttttattttaaataaaataaagattaattaaattagttaattatatttataaacctgaaaagaagcgatacttttcaagaaGTGGTTTTCATAGACTCTCAGACTCTCTCTCtgaaaagaaagcgatagtttttctaaaactgaaaaactattcaatacatcttctctcaatcaaacatctctagatcgCATGTGATGAGTACATATAGAGAATCCTAAATCAACCCTTTGAatcttacgtgcccacacacgtctttgtgtgtttgaggattggtctgggaCATCAAGGTGTTAGCTTTCAGAATCTGGattggaagattgttgatttatacaaaaatattcgtggatacttgataggattcaagatgtaatctctaatctatttgtgtgTGATTtaaaatatctatatatgtataatcCTGGCTTGTATTAATAAATTCTTAAAATCCCATTCCACTGTGTttctctgatttacacttttaataccaataCATATCACCCTCCTTCTTCGATTTACATAGCTTCTCCCATCTCTTCCAATGGATCTAGTTCACGACAGAAAGAAATAGGGAGCTTAAAAATACTAATAACATAAGTCAGTGTTGCCTGGATTACCGCTTTGATGAGAACTTCTTTACCGCCTGCTAAGAACAACTTCCCTTTCCAACCTTTAAGCTTGTGCCAGACACGATCTTTGATGTATGCCAAGGCCCGGCGTTTATTTTTTCCCACCAAATAGGGTAAGCCCAAGTATTTGTCATGAGTTTGCATCGTCGTCAATCCCAAACTAGTGCGGATATCTTCACGCACCTCCGGTGAAACATTAGAACTATAAGTAATGGCCAATTTGTCCATGTTAATCATTTGTTCTGAATCTTTCTCGCACTGATACAACATCTCTCTCACCGCCCCACACTCATCAAGTGTTGCCTTACAAAAAACAAAACTATCATCCGCAAAAATAGGTCGCTAATAATAGGCCTCGACTGAGAACTTGTATACCCTTGAATAGATCTATCTGTTACCCCCTGGCGTAGTAAGGCAGAAAcccttgtaacgccccaacttccctaatatggcttagtgtcttgattaggggtccgggaggcaataattgagctAATgatgtgcttatgtgttatgagcatgttattatgtgaattgtattatgatatgattatgcttggatgtttaagtgtattaaatatgcaagtgGGCCAATTTCTTATTATAAgaacattttcgtaattttgatccgctgagggtataattataaatatgtgtgatttataattgtgaccacattattatgtggatatatttgagttacccggcacgaggcaatcctagagagcaagttagcagaaaattCACAACGAggtaaaatacccggctcggggtgagcttaggggtattttggtaaaatACTAGAAAATATTGAGTAAcgaaaattaattgattaatattTGGTTTGATAGACTTAtttgagattagcaggaattaTGCCAAATGAAGATTTTGCACTTGAGAGTAACCTTTGGGGTTTAATGGGGCAAGGGGCattgtggtcatttgaccacatggGTTAGCAATAGGCCAGCAGCTGAGCGCTTAAGCTCATTCACGTTCAAGACACTTGCTACTGAGTTTTTTGAAGCATTTTGGAAGAAGCACTTAAGGTACTCCAAAGCTAGGCCAAGCTTGGACTCTTGGTGAAGATTGAAGCCAATTATTGTGGAGTAGCAACTTTGAATTGGGATTACAGGATACTAGGGTCATCATCAACCCCAGGGATTTCAAAATTCAGAGGTGAGACCTATGCCTTTGGCATCTTAATGGTGTTTTTGAGTTTAgagtttgattttgggattttgagttgTATGTTGTGTTTTGGGATAAGTTGAGTATTGGGTTTtgctactgtaatgccccaaaatccctaatgcggtttaatggttggataagtaggtcggaagggccataattgatttattatgccattaaattattatatgcatgtttatctgaattatattataatatgatattaaatacatgcatgtgggtccatatttcatcataggggcattttggtaatttggcccgttgagagcgtaattgtgtattttcatgcatgttggtaaattattgatgaggccacattataatgtggatttgttcgagccattcggcatgagacgatctttgagtgtaggttagcagtttggtcaaaatgagattaagttcggggctcgggatgagtctcggggtaatttgatgattaaagcgttgccaggaattaaatggtaacgggatatgaactaTTGGTATTTGAAAATATCAagaataacgggaatttgagagtgttaattatgattcacgagataggcgggaaatgacggttttacccttgggagcctttagaagactttaaatgacctaggggcaaaataatattttcacccctaagatatatattaaCCATTTaggctgtagaagcttaccaaagcAGAGCACCTCTCCTTCTTCATTCGTtcatcattcttcttccttttctttttcaatttttgaaccctatttgaagaaccaagctagggaatcaaagtttggagcttagaaCTTTAGTTTATCCATTGAAGATGActcaattcaagcttgaggtaagaattcagccaCGAAACTTTAGTTATAATCTATTTTTCTAAtagttttcagttgagaaatttgaagagattagttgggaatcaatggaagttATTGCGAAagtttacttgggttttgatgaggttgtggtATGGATGAAGTTTTTGGGTTAAATGGCATGTTTGAATGATGTTTGAGGTTGGTTTGGATGCATGGTTTTCAGGGGAAATCGCAGGTAGGGGTGTACACGGTTTGGTTTGGTGCAGTTTAGAAGAATTTTTAAACCAAACCGCTCATGCGGTTTCttcaaaattaaaaaaccaaaccaaaccataaataaaaggtttggtgcggtttggtttggttttaaccatataactaaattattaaaatttaaaactttttttatcataaaataattaactaaataattgtatttaaataatcataattttagctttacttttaagaccgtaaaagtctacaagaatcttattgtctttgttgttgtaagtttaagtattttgaatcattttatagaagtgagaaaaagaaatgtttactttctaaacaatgtgggactttacatttctttttgttttagttttagaaacgtgtgcatgtattaaatactactaaaaatatatcataaacaATTAAATTGTTTGGCTTGGATGGTTTGGTAGACTTTATATTAAAGTGTAGGGGTTCAAATCTTTGAACTATCATTTCTaaaagttattttttttagaaaaaatcacgGTCCGGTCCGATTTAATTGGTTTTATAAATTAGAAACTGTGACCAAACCATTAAAGTTTAGCGGTCCGGTTAAACCAAACCATCAAAAAACGGTTTCATTGGTTACGGTTTTTGGCGGTTTGGTGCGGTGCGATTTATATGAACACCCCTAGTCCCAGGGGAGAAGATCTGGTCTGTATGTGGCGCCACttctggcgccccagcgctaggcagagcaGGGAGGtgggtctctctgacttggggcagcgcccTAGTGCTAGATCAGTCTCAGCAggtcctatttttagggctcgggatgactttgggggctcggggaatggttccactaccccgtttaggtggattgggagtcccgagagcgCAGGATTaatcctgggagtgaggttttagaatgtgaaccttttattgatttactttattgatggattccaattggttatgactaggtgaccgctaaggaactaaaagacagatcgttctcaagggtcgttcttttactaattctcgctcgaaccagagataagaaaactacaccccatatgtgacatgcatggttattattgaggcatgttgagtgtttaaatgtggacattgattgcatatcaaatgcttaacaaatcttgcttacttgtgaatggcactgacttactagtcaaaattggcaatggtgtcaaattcgtctgtgaagctgtgacttactagtcaagttcgacaacggtactgagcactggtcgtatgttactgacctatgagtcaggagcggcataagcgtcatgaacgcagatccgataaagattatatctaatcgaaatctgcattgaatgactcgtcatgagcattaatgccggaccgaccccaagttcgatgaaaaactaaAAACTcttgcctagttccatgactagtcactcagagccaggcccagaaggcccaggtgactgtatcatcacatggctaagggtacggaacccacactagtgactccatggtcactcattttgtttacattagtgactcactcatcagtcactcatctggtttaagctagtgactcgatcactcatTTGTGAAGGGTGCAGAATCCCACTTTAGTGACTTACACATTTGTCACTCATCagtttagggctataagtcctggatgattatcatgatcatcatttgatattatatacatgtagtattgacttttcttgctgggctttggctcatgggtgctatgtggtgcaggtaaagggaaagagaagctcaccctaCCTTGAGTTgaaagcttaggtggcgatgtgtacatatgtggctgcttgaccaccacgaccaaggaatttctcagagggactaggggttaaccctatttttgtcgcttaggtcagcgggttgtaatttttggcgggttgtaattttataCCATAATGACcgttttgaattttaaataacttgtaaatgcttttatgggcccatgaatagttttatgttttaaataaaaatatatcatttccttttgattattttttcatcttaacctattaataacacctagatacacgtttataaccaaagaactcgattagtgagttaagcacggttcaaagtttacagtaatggtcttggagtaaccagggcgttatagttGCCTAGGCCTAGTAATGCATTTTTGTGGTTGAAATTCTGCTGGAAACCCTGGTGTTGGTCAAATTTGGAGTTTGATTTTGTAGGAAATCATAGGTTTAgagaattggggaagaacacttgtgTTCTGGGCAGATTTTAGGTTTTAGACGACCTAGCACGACTGTGCTAATGTCCCATAAATGAGGAAATTGAACTTTGATTTGGTTCTCGAGTTCAGTGGCACGACCGTGCCAAGGGTTAGTGTGACCGTGCCAATGGCCTGGAAACCCCAAACTTTCTACGGGCACGACCGCGCCAAAGGCAGGCACGACCGCGCCAGGGGCCCCGAAATTCTGATTTGCTGAATTTTAAGGGCTAGGCTCGGGGGTCGGGAATTCTATTTGGGTGCCCGTTTGGGGGCTCAGTGGACATTTTTATCGCCCCGTTAATTGGTAACAATAGTTTTGAGAGTTAGAGTTAAGTTTGGAGATCAGGTTCTGGGGTTAATTCTTGATGAACAtatacttgtgttgtgactagggtttccgccaGGTTTGGGTCAGGGATAACGCTCGGGGTCATTTCTTTATTCACATGaagctcgaggtaagaaaactgcacccaatgcaTGAGATACGTGATTTGGACTTGGCCCAATTGTTAAATGTAAATAGGATTAGGGCTTGGTCCGATTGTGAAATGTAAATAttattagggctcgggcccctgttaATGAACATAATTATAATCGTGTCAATGAACATCTGTTTAAGTATGCTGGAATGCattgtatttttttatatgatgattatattatatgtatgcATGTTGCTGATtggaaagctcggcttataagccgtGGTCGACATTATGCATGTTGAACGCAGGTCGTTATtgctaggccaccctgggagtgtattatgcacttgactggctcagatgccacttgaataaatagaagTGCGATATGCACTTATGTGACCCTGGGGTTGCATACTTCTACAATGTGTTTGCTTGTTTTCAGCTATTACTGTTAAGCATGCtgttatattttattgattatcTAAATCTGTTTAAATAcattttcttgatgagccttggttcacgggtgttatgtggtgcaggtaagctAAGGAGAAGCTTttccaaccatgagttggagagtgttaaaggcggtgtgtacatatgcaatctccttgaccaccacggctgagaTATCGTaagggaactagggttgaaccctgttttgccgcttaggtcatcttattttgtaatccctgagttgtaaacaatttttaaacttttattttgggatctcatgtaaagACGAAagtttttaatggaaatgtttattccttGACCAAGATTTTTACTACCTGAACCATTAGTTACTTAATCATATGTTTTagttcaaatgactcgtttagcgagtccaacactaatttaaactcacaccgtaatggtccctaaTTAGTAGGGctttataacttggtatcagagctgccaaggcttAAGGGTTCCTAATGATggattgggcatgtacactcactgctaaagacaagcttgactcagggttttgtaactattaatatagttatgtgtgcaATTGCTTAAATGACATATATATGCCTTACCTGCTTGTCTAATTAAGAAGTAGAGCTATTTTGATAGGGCCTtgcccttgattgttgtatgcatattaaggatgtgcttattagcacaattGTTGCTTGTAAATGTTATACAAATGATTTTTAACATCATTATTGCTCTTGAATGTTAGAAATgcttaatagcattatgttatgCATATGAATGCcaggaacatgcttattagcaatgttgATGCTTGCAGATgttaagaacgtgcttattagcaccctgATTGAACTTGAATATGAATcgccatgcttattagcatgactgtacATGTGTGAAGTTAttggaatgcttattagcattgttgatgcatgtgaatgcttatttgATCAGTTTTGGATCGTGGGTTGGCATGGAATATTGTTATTATTACATGataagtcgagtcattgattgcaaatagacttggaagtatgcttccagagTAATAAAATGAGCCAGCAGGTGCTGAAAATTAGATCAGAAATAATGATTAGGGTCAAAACCCTTAGCCAGCCCTTGAGAACTAGCAACATATGTTTGCTGATATGCAAACTAGGCTACGGAGGTAGGAAGAAGAAATCCGCCAGTTGAGACAGCAGTAGGTTTCGACAGGGAAGGTTGTGTCAATGGCACCATCTGCTGCTACAGTACTAGTCGTACACCAACGCCAGAGATAGAGAACCATTGGGAActattatatgagcggttcaggaaactgCACCCTCTAATTTTTTAGGGTAGCGCAGATCCACTCGAAAActgagtagtggatgagcatgatcacatccatcctagactttataaGGGTGGTGGGCAGTGAAAGGGTgtc from Humulus lupulus chromosome 5, drHumLupu1.1, whole genome shotgun sequence encodes the following:
- the LOC133779911 gene encoding uncharacterized protein LOC133779911, which encodes MDKLAITYSSNVSPEVREDIRTSLGLTTMQTHDKYLGLPYLVGKNKRRALAYIKDRVWHKLKGWKGKLFLAGGKEVLIKAVIQATLTYVISIFKLPISFCRELDPLEEMGEAM